The Pseudomonas sp. G2-4 genome window below encodes:
- the rpsU gene encoding 30S ribosomal protein S21, translating into MPAVKVKENEPFDVALRRFKRSCEKAGVLAEVRSREFYEKPTSERKRKAAAAVKRHAKKVQREQRRAVRLY; encoded by the coding sequence ATGCCAGCCGTCAAAGTAAAAGAGAACGAACCCTTCGACGTAGCTCTGCGTCGTTTCAAGCGCTCCTGCGAAAAAGCCGGTGTTCTGGCTGAAGTTCGTAGCCGCGAATTCTACGAGAAGCCGACTTCTGAGCGTAAGCGTAAAGCAGCAGCCGCTGTTAAGCGTCACGCCAAGAAAGTTCAGCGCGAACAGCGCCGCGCCGTACGCCTGTACTAA